A genomic stretch from Chelmon rostratus isolate fCheRos1 chromosome 14, fCheRos1.pri, whole genome shotgun sequence includes:
- the ncf1 gene encoding neutrophil cytosol factor 1: MEGTYVRHVELLGFEKRLFPSQHYVYMLMVKWSDLSEKLIYRTYPEIHTFHKSLKEMFPIESGQIEKKDRIIPSLPAPRWLDSQKSTETRQGTLAEYCHSLINLPPHISRCKHLAGFFKVRPEDENPPAPNTLKRNETFVVSRELARGVASEISGPIILDTYRVIADFTKTSKHEINLHTGDQVEIVEKNPNGWWFCQCESKRGWIPASYLEPLDGPEEAEDPEPNYEGELHVTIKAYKAEQEDEISLELGETVEVIHKLLDGWWVIRKGDETGHFPSMFLHKAGKKEIYEAERTKVQGQKPPPRRSTIRNAKSIHSKSRQRISQDAYRRNSRRYLQQKGGRLAEPHRNSKNAEKSPLRERKNQDNIPDQSSSSSESELKKEAPVIPPRPSPELILERCSDNTRKKVSIHKSRPSATC; the protein is encoded by the exons ATGGAGGGGACCTACGTCAGGCACGTGGAGCTGTTGGGCTTCGAGAAACGTCTCTTCCCGAGTCAGCACTAC GTGTACATGCTGATGGTGAAATGGAGCGACCTCTCGGAAAAGCTGATCTACAGGACGTATCCTGAGATCCACACCTTCCAT AAATCGCTGAAGGAGATGTTTCCCATCGAGTCTGGACAAATAGAGAAGAAGGACAGGATCATCCCTTCATTaccag CGCCGCGGTGGCTGGACAGCCAGAAGTCGACAGAAACCAGGCAGGGCACTTTGGCGGAGTACTGCCACTCGCTCATCAACCTGCCGCCTCACATTTCCCGCTGCAAACACCTGGCCGGCTTCTTCAAGGTCCGACCAGAGGACGAGAACCCACCTGCTCCAAACAC actgaaaagaaatgagacGTTTGTGGTGTCCAGGGAGCTAGCCAGAGGCGTCGCATCCG AGATTTCTGGGCCCATCATATTGGACACCTACAGAGTGATCGCAGACTTCACCAAGACGTCCAAACATGAGATCAACCTGCACACCGGAGACCAGGTGGAGATTGTGGAGAAAAATCCGAACG gtTGGTGGTTCTGCCAGTGTGAGTCTAAACGAGGCTGGATTCCTGCATCTTACTTGGAGCCTCTGGATGGACCCGAGGAGGCTGAGGACCCTGAACCAAACTACGAAG GTGAGCTGCACGTCACCATCAAAGCCTACAAGGCAGAGCAGGAGGACGAGATCTCTCTGGAGCTTGGTGAAACCGTCGAGGTCATTCACAAGCTCCTAGATGGCTGGTGGGTCATCAG GAAAGGAGACGAGACCGGTCATTTCCCCTCCATGTTCCTGCACAAGGCCGGCAAGAAAGAGATATATGAAGCAGAGAGGACAAAGGTGCAGGGACAGAAACCACCACCTCGCAG GTCCACCATCCGAAATGCGAAGAGCATCCACAGCAAGTCTCGGCAGAGGATCAGCCAGGACGCCTACCGCAGGAACAGCCGTCGATACCTCCAGCAGAAGGGCGGCCGCCTCGCCGAGCCGCACAGGAACTCCAAGAATGCTGAAAAGTCACCgctgagggagaggaagaacCAGG ACAACATTCCCGACCAGTCTAGCTCCAGTTCTGAGAGCGAGCTGAAGAAGGAGGCTCCGGTCATCCCTCCACGGCCCAGCCCGGAGCTCATCCTGGAGCGCTGTAGCGACAACACCCGCAAGAAAGTCAGCATCCACAAGTCACGCCCCAGCGCCACCTGCTAG
- the LOC121616807 gene encoding histone H2B 1/2-like, with protein MPEPQKAAKKGSKKAVSKSVSKPGSRKKRRPRKESYAIYVYKVLKQVHPDTGISSKAMGIMNSFVGDIFERIAGEASRLAHYNKRSTITSREIQTAVRLLLPGELAKHAVSEGTKAVTKYTSSK; from the coding sequence ATGCCTGAACCACAGAAAGCAGCGAAGAAGGGCTCTAAGAAAGCCGTCTCAAAGAGCGTCAGCAAGCCCggcagcaggaagaagaggagaccCAGGAAGGAGAGCTATGCCATCTACGTCTACAAGGTCCTGAAGCAGGTCCACCCCGATACCGGCATCTCCTCCAAGGCCATGGGTATCATGAACTCCTTTGTGGGCGACATCTTCGAGCGCATCGCCGGTGAGGCCTCTCGTCTGGCTCACTACAACAAGCgctccaccatcacctccagGGAGATCCAAACCGCCGTCCGCCTGCTACTCCCTGGTGAGCTGGCTAAGCACGCTGTGTCTGAGGGCACCAAGGCCGTCACCAAGTACACCAGCTCCAAGTAA
- the LOC121616806 gene encoding histone H2A, with translation MSGRGKGGKTRAKAKSRSSRAGLQFPVGRVHRLLRKGNYAQRVGAGAPVYLAAVLEYLTAEILELAGNAARDNKKTRIIPRHLQLAIRNDEELNKLLGGVTIAQGGVLPNIQAVLLPKKTDKVAKK, from the coding sequence ATGTCTGGACGCGGCAAAGGAGGAAAAACGAGAGCAAAGGCAAAGAGCCGGTCTTCCCGGGCTGGGCTTCAGTTCCCTGTCGGTCGCgtccacaggctgctgaggaAGGGCAACTACGCTCAGCGCGTCGGTGCCGGAGCTCCGGTCTACCTGGCGGCGGTGCTCGAGTACCTGACTGCTGAGATCCTGGAGCTGGCAGGAAACGCTGCCCGCGACAACAAGAAGACCAGAATCATCCCCCGTCACCTCCAGCTGGCTATCCGCAACGACGAGGAGCTTAACAAGCTGTTGGGCGGAGTGACCATCGCTCAGGGCGGCGTGCTGCCCAACATCCAGGCGGTGCTGCTGCCGAAGAAGACCGACAAGGTTGCCAAGAAGTAA
- the LOC121616805 gene encoding histone H3-like yields MARTKQTARKSTGGKAPRKQLATKAARKSAPATGGVKKPHRYRPGTVALREIRRYQKSTELLIRKLPFQRLVREIAQDFKTDLRFQSSAVMALQESSEAYLVGLFEDTNLCAIHAKRVTIMPKDIQLARRIRGERA; encoded by the coding sequence ATGGCCAGAACCAAGCAAACCGCCCGCAAATCCACCGGAGGAAAAGCTCCCAGGAAGCAGCTGGCGACCAAAGCTGCGCGTAAAAGTGCCCCAGCCACCGGCGGCGTGAAGAAGCCGCATCGCTACAGGCCCGGCACCGTGGCCCTGAGAGAGATCCGCCGCTACCAGAAGTCCACCGAGCTGCTGATCCGCAAGCTGCCCTTCCAGCGCCTGGTGAGGGAGATCGCCCAGGACTTCAAGACCGACCTGCGCTTCCAGAGCTCGGCCGTCATGGCTCTGCAGGAGTCCAGCGAGGCTTACCTGGTCGGGCTGTTCGAGGACACCAACCTGTGCGCCATCCACGCCAAGAGGGTCACCATCATGCCCAAAGACATCCAGCTGGCCCGTCGCATCCGCGGAGAGAGGGCTTAA
- the LOC121616803 gene encoding histone H2A-like, with the protein MSGRGKGVGGKVKAKAKSRSSRAGLQFPVGRVHRLLRKGNYAQRVGAGSPVYLAAVLEYLTAEILELAGNAARDNKKTRIIPRHLQLAIRNDEELNKLLGRVTIAQGGVLPNIQAVLLPKKAEKVAKKLNMTGPTRTWQQVKTRTSCRRWSAMLTT; encoded by the exons ATGTCTGGACGTGGAAAGGGTGTTGGAGGAAAGGTAAAAGCCAAGGCTAAGAGCCGGTCTTCCCGGGCTGGGCTTCAGTTCCCTGTCGGTCgtgtccacaggctgctgaggaAGGGCAACTACGCCCAGCGTGTCGGTGCCGGATCTCCGGTCTACCTGGCGGCGGTGCTCGAGTATCTGACTGCTGAGATCCTGGAGCTGGCAGGAAACGCTGCCCGCGACAACAAGAAGACCAGAATCATCCCTCGTCACCTCCAGCTGGCTATCCGCAACGACGAGGAGCTTAACAAGCTGTTGGGCAGAGTGACCATCGCTCAGGGCGGCGTGCTGCCCAACATCCAGGCGGTGCTGCTGCCGAAGAAGGCCGAGAAAGTTGCCAAAAA attaaacatgactggACCCACACGAACTTGGCAGCAAGTCAAGACGAGAACATCCTGCAGACG atggtctgcaatgctgactacctga